The stretch of DNA CAATTCACCCTCGCTCATTTTGGCTGATGAGCCAACAGGAAATTTGGATCCAGAAACATCGAACGAGATTATGAATCTTCTCTTGTCGGTATCTAAGCAGAACAATTGTGCTGTGCTGATGGCTACACATGACTATGATATAATTCGTAAACACCCATCGAGAATGTTGAAGTGCGAAAATGGAAGAGTAATAGAATTGACACCCGAAATGCTAGATGTCAATTAAAATAAAATAAAATCACCATCAATATTTATAGAAAGAGTTTACATTTGTGTAGACTCTTTTTTTGTACACTAAAACACAAATCATGTACCGTGATATAACCTTGCATTTTGTAAGTATGGATAAACCTTACCCGCCAAATTATGGCGGAGTAATTGATGTTTTTTTTAAGCTGAAAAGCTTTTATGATTTGGGTGTGAAAATTTATTTACATGTTTTTGGTTTTGATAAAAAACTACCAAAAGAGTTGGCTCAGTATGCCGAAAAAGTATTTTATTATCCTATTAAACAATACCCGAAATATTTCTTTCGGAAAGAGCCTTTTTCGGTTGCTTCGAGAAATGGAAAATGTTTATTAGAAAACCTTTTGTCAATCAAAGCTCCGATTTTTTTCGAAAGCATGAAAACTACAGACGTTTTACGTTTTCCTGGTCTAGAAGACTATCCCAAGTTTTTGCGTTTACATAATATCGAACAAAATTATTTCGACGGTTTGTCTAGAACAGAAACCAATCCAATCAAAAAACAATTATTTCATCAAGAATCGAAAAAGTTTATTCGATACGAAGCGATTCTAGGGCAATTTGATGAGGTGTTTACATTATCGAATTTCGAACAAAATTATATCAAAAAAACTTATAACAAAGGAACCTTTGTGCCTGTTTTCCATGGGAATGAGAAATTTTCTAATCTGAAAGGTTTTGGTGAATTTGCTTTGTATCATGGTGACTTGCGAGCGGCCGATAATCGTGCGGCAGTAACTTTTTTGATAGATGTTTTTTCTCAAACCGATTATCCGTTGTGGATTGCCTCGAGTATAAAGGAAGATTGGGTGAAAAAACAAATAGGTAATCGACCTAATATCCGATTTGTTCGGTTGAGAGATTTTCAGCATTTGATCGAATTATTTCACCGTGCACATTTCAATCTGAGTTGGTCTTTTCAGGAATCTGGAACGAAGCTGAAAGTTGTCAACGCTTTGTTTAATAGTCGTTTTTCGGTGATTAATCATAATGTGATTGATGATAAACGAATTGCTAAAATGTGTGTGCAAGTAACTACCAAAGAAGAGTTGCTTCAGGTAATAGAGGATTTGAGAAATCGAGGGTTCGATGCATCAGATGACTATCGACTTACCTTAGAAACATATTTGAGTGATCGGAATAATGCAGAAAAGATTTTAGATTCAATTTTTTCTTACCTTTAGAGAATAATCCCGTCAAGATGAAAAGAAAAGAATTTGCAGATCTGATAGTAGAGAAAATCGAACAAAATAAAAAATCGATCAAACAACAATACGATCAGTCAAAAGATAGCATTGGTTATTTTTGGGTAGATGATTTATTGCCAGAAGAATGGGCTATGCAAATTAACGAAAAATTCCCGACCAAAGATAAAATGGTTTTGAAGAAAAGCTTAAAAGAAGATAAATATATTGCGGTACAAATGAATGAATACGACCCAATATTAGAAGAAATAATATACGCTTTTCAAGATAAACGTATAGTGGATTTGATTGCCGAAATATGCGAAATAAAACAACCTTTTCCCGATAGTTCACTGTATGCAGGAGGTTTATCTATGATGGGGAAAAACCAATTTTTACAACCTCATTTGGATAATTCCCATGACGCAAAACGGGAGTTATGGCGCGTGCTCAATCTCTTGTATTATGTATCGCCAGGTTGGCAAGAAGACTATGGAGGGAATTTAGAAGTGTGGCCAAATGGATTGAAAAATGATCCAATAACAATAGTAAGCCGGTTCAATCGATTAGCGGTAATGGCAACCCATAACGACTCTTTGCATTCGGTCTCTCCAGTGAGGCACGATGGTTATAGGAAGTGTGTATCTAATTATTATTTTTCTAAAGAACCTTTGCGCCAAACCGATTCATTTCATGTAACCTCCTTCAGAGGTAGACCAGATCAGAAGATTTTGGATCAGGTGTTGCAAGTAGATAATGCACTACGGATGGGTGTTCGGAAAATCTTTAAGAAAGGAATCGTAGAAAACCCACATATTTATAAAAAAGAAGAAGAGTAGACATATGTCTGGTTAATCTATACTTTTATTTGTTCGAATATTTCCTTTAGAACCAGCTCTTCATTTTCCCAGCACAATTCATTAGCAGCTAGCATAAGTTGTTCGAGAAAAGGCTCTCGGCCTTTGTTCAAAAGCTCCTTGATTTTGCTCGCTAAATGTTCAGGCGTATGATTTTCAATCAATAAACCTATCTGATAATGCTCGATGATTTTTTTTATTTCGGGTAA from Weeksella virosa DSM 16922 encodes:
- a CDS encoding 2OG-Fe(II) oxygenase; this encodes MKRKEFADLIVEKIEQNKKSIKQQYDQSKDSIGYFWVDDLLPEEWAMQINEKFPTKDKMVLKKSLKEDKYIAVQMNEYDPILEEIIYAFQDKRIVDLIAEICEIKQPFPDSSLYAGGLSMMGKNQFLQPHLDNSHDAKRELWRVLNLLYYVSPGWQEDYGGNLEVWPNGLKNDPITIVSRFNRLAVMATHNDSLHSVSPVRHDGYRKCVSNYYFSKEPLRQTDSFHVTSFRGRPDQKILDQVLQVDNALRMGVRKIFKKGIVENPHIYKKEEE